Within Acidimicrobiales bacterium, the genomic segment AAGTTGCCCAGGTGGCGCATGTCGAGCCACTCGTGGGTGAACAGGCGGGCCGCCGCCGTGTGGCTGTCGACGTTGCGCAGCGCGGCCCGCAGCATCGACTCGAACTTGGACCGGGTGTCGCCGCCGCCGTCGAGGATCTCGTCCCAGCGTGCGGTGAGCTCGTCGAAGTAGGCGGTGAAGATCTCCTCGACCATCTCCTCCTTGGCGGCGAAGTGGTGGTAGAGGCTGCCGGAGAGGATCCCGGAGGCGTCGGCGATGTCGCGGACCGTCGTGCCGGCGAAGCCCTTCCGGGCGAAGAGCTCCGCCGCGGTGCTCAAGATCTCCGCCCGACGGGACGACATCTCGGCGGTTCTTCGTACGGCCACGCGCTCTCCCTCGCTCGCCGAACCTCGGCCGGCAGATCCTACATTCCCTACCAATCGCTAGGTAGTAACGCTTCCCTGACCCAGCGTCACGGCCGGGCCGATCCGCTTGACAGCCGATCGGGGTGTCCCCTTCAATAGGCAACCAAGCGATTGTTAGCTTACTCAAGTGGAAACCGAAGGGGGACTCGTGGCGACGGTGGTGCGGACTTGAGCCCCTACGAGCACTCGCACCTCGGGTTGTGCGTCAGCGACCTCGACGCCTCGCTGCGGTTCTACTGCGAGGGCCTCGGGTTCACTGTCGGCCCCCGGTTCCACCTCACCCGGCCCATCGCCGAGATCGGCCCGCCCGTCGACCTGATCGCCCAGTTCGTGCGGCTCGGCGACGTGAACATCGAGCTGTTGGGGTTCACGACCCCGTCGCCCACCGGCCGCCCGTCGGACCGGCGCAACCAACTCGGGCTGACCCACCTGTCGTTCCGGGTGGACGACGTCGACCGGCGGGCCCGGGAGCTGGAGGCGCTGGGCGGCACCGTCCTCCACGACACCCGGTTCGGCGCCGGCGACCCCGCCGCCGAGCAGATCCTGTACGTCGCCGACCCCGACGGCACCCGCGTCGAGCTGATGCACATCCCGCCCGGCCACGACTACTGGGTGCAGCGGGAGGCCACCGAGGCCGCCGCTGCCCGGGGCGGGCACTGAGCCGTGGACCTCACGCTCACCGACAGCGAAGAGCAGCTCCAGCAGGAGGTGCGGGCGTGGTTGGCCCGCACGCTGCCCGCACTGCCGGCCCGGCCCGCCACCGACGACTGGCCCGGACGGCGCCGCTTCGACACCGACTGGCAGCGGCGCCTCCACGACGCCGGCTACGCCGGGCTCAACTGGCCCGTCGACTGCGGCGGCCGCGGCTTCACCCCCGTGGAGCAGCTGGTGTTCCTGGAGGAGCTGACCCGGGCCCGGGCGCCCGGCGCCGGCGTGAACATCCCCGGCACGCTGCACGCCGGGCCCACGCTGGTGGCCGAGGCCTCGGCGGAGCAGAGGGCCCGCTACCTGCCGCCCATCCTTCGGGGCGACGAGGTGTGGTGCCAGGGCTTCTCCGAGCCCGGCGCCGGCTCCGACCTCGCCTCGCTGCGCACCCGGGCCGAGCGCGACGGCGACGAGTACGTGGTCACCGGGCAGAAGATCTGGACCACCCA encodes:
- a CDS encoding TetR/AcrR family transcriptional regulator, producing MAVRRTAEMSSRRAEILSTAAELFARKGFAGTTVRDIADASGILSGSLYHHFAAKEEMVEEIFTAYFDELTARWDEILDGGGDTRSKFESMLRAALRNVDSHTAAARLFTHEWLDMRHLGNFEARWTQIEKMWMDLIRQGIDEGAFRSDIDAALLFSIAMDVIRGLSGWYHQGGRWPIDQVADAYIGVLMTGMVSSARSK
- a CDS encoding VOC family protein; protein product: MSPYEHSHLGLCVSDLDASLRFYCEGLGFTVGPRFHLTRPIAEIGPPVDLIAQFVRLGDVNIELLGFTTPSPTGRPSDRRNQLGLTHLSFRVDDVDRRARELEALGGTVLHDTRFGAGDPAAEQILYVADPDGTRVELMHIPPGHDYWVQREATEAAAARGGH